A portion of the Synergistaceae bacterium genome contains these proteins:
- the pgsA gene encoding CDP-diacylglycerol--glycerol-3-phosphate 3-phosphatidyltransferase, translated as MWNIPNTLSLLRVFLAPLVLIFLTFKFTYPVYRVEELGIRVTFGDVVAGAVFILAALTDTADGYIARKKGMVTNLGKFIDPLADKILVMAALIALVELHRIPAWIAVVILSREMIVTGVRMVAAAEGIVIAASNMGKVKTVLQIVAISMLIFSLPFGIHLMWVAMFLTVWSGMDYLYSAKNLFTE; from the coding sequence GTGTGGAACATTCCGAATACGCTTAGTCTCCTCAGGGTCTTTCTGGCGCCTCTTGTCCTGATATTCCTGACGTTCAAGTTCACCTACCCTGTCTACAGGGTCGAAGAACTCGGAATACGCGTGACGTTCGGAGATGTCGTCGCGGGCGCAGTGTTCATACTGGCCGCCCTCACGGACACGGCGGACGGCTACATCGCCCGCAAGAAGGGCATGGTGACCAATCTCGGCAAGTTCATCGATCCGCTGGCGGACAAGATACTCGTCATGGCCGCCCTGATAGCGCTGGTCGAGCTGCACAGGATCCCCGCCTGGATAGCCGTGGTCATCCTCTCAAGGGAGATGATAGTGACGGGGGTGCGGATGGTCGCTGCAGCCGAGGGGATCGTGATCGCCGCCTCCAACATGGGGAAGGTGAAGACTGTGCTTCAGATAGTGGCGATTTCGATGCTGATCTTCTCCCTTCCCTTCGGCATTCACCTGATGTGGGTGGCGATGTTTTTGACCGTCTGGTCGGGGATGGACTATCTCTACAGCGCCAAGAACCTGTTCACGGAATAG
- the secA gene encoding preprotein translocase subunit SecA, producing the protein MLGSIKKALGLDPNERALKRYSEVVEEINSLEPSFSALSDEDLRQKGASFKERLQRGESKDDLLPEVFAAVREVSRRTIGLRHFDVQLMGGMALHEGKITEMKTGEGKTLVATLSVVLNALSGEGTHIVTVNDYLAKRDAEWMGPIYSFLGLTVGVIYAYMDPEERLAAYRADITYGTNSEFGFDYLRDNMAVSESHLVQRGHVYCIVDEVDSILIDEARTPLIISGPSDDNVDMYKVSDRVARQLKEGRDFEKDEKERNVAMTEAGIARCEELLKMPDLFSDAAHSDLAHRIVQALKGRILFQRDVHYVVKDGEIIIVDEFTGRLMVGRRYSDGLHQAIEAKEGVKVGRESQTLATITLQNYFRMYRKLAGMTGTAATEAEEFKEIYGLEVVVVPTNEEMIREDNPDVIYRTVTEKFSAVADEIEEANGEGIPVLVGTTSIESSERLSKLLKARKIPHQVLNAKHHEREAQIVAQAGHLGAVTVATNMAGRGTDILLGGNPDFLAREEWRRRNGDEAIGEEDHAELLEQYREQCRLERERVKSLGGLRIIGTERHESRRIDNQLRGRSGRQGDPGSSRFYLALEDDLLRLFGSERIQGLMEKLGMEEGESIEHNLLTKAIANAQKKVEQLHFDIRKQLLAYDNVMNRQREAVYAERQQILRDEGIREHVLEIVEGVIDDVLEKYYPEDGEADPGRAIARVRQVTGGGPEKWLEGVDDVRDMHERRDLLIDDVRERFIKRMDELGSEESVFLLRFLVLHTLDGGWKDHLLAMDELRRGIGLRAIGQKDPLLEYQFESYSLFQSMMERVRESIAEQVFRVRAVSDRGGSGPRDRGSEGREFILPVGPARQPPSSLHAGDGAQQPVRRGKKTGRNEPCPCGSGKKYKHCCGRNA; encoded by the coding sequence ATGCTTGGTTCAATAAAGAAAGCCCTGGGTCTGGATCCCAACGAGAGAGCTCTCAAGCGATACAGCGAGGTCGTCGAGGAGATAAACTCCCTCGAGCCCTCCTTCTCGGCCCTCTCCGACGAAGATCTGCGACAGAAGGGCGCTTCCTTCAAGGAACGGCTGCAGAGGGGCGAGAGCAAGGACGACCTGCTTCCAGAGGTCTTCGCCGCCGTGAGGGAGGTGTCGCGACGCACCATCGGACTCCGTCACTTCGACGTCCAGCTCATGGGCGGAATGGCCCTGCACGAGGGCAAGATAACAGAGATGAAGACCGGAGAGGGAAAGACGCTGGTCGCCACCCTGTCCGTCGTGCTTAACGCCCTCTCGGGAGAGGGAACGCACATAGTGACGGTAAACGACTACCTGGCAAAGAGGGACGCCGAGTGGATGGGGCCCATCTACTCCTTCCTGGGCCTCACCGTCGGGGTCATCTACGCCTACATGGATCCGGAGGAGCGACTGGCCGCCTACAGGGCGGACATCACCTACGGGACCAACAGCGAGTTCGGCTTTGACTACCTGCGCGACAATATGGCCGTGTCGGAGTCGCACCTTGTCCAGAGGGGGCACGTATACTGCATAGTCGACGAAGTGGACTCGATCCTGATAGACGAGGCGAGGACGCCTCTGATAATCTCCGGACCGTCGGACGACAATGTCGATATGTACAAAGTCTCCGACCGTGTGGCGCGTCAATTGAAAGAGGGGCGAGACTTCGAGAAGGACGAGAAGGAGCGCAACGTGGCCATGACGGAGGCGGGCATCGCCAGGTGCGAGGAGCTCCTGAAGATGCCGGATCTCTTCTCCGACGCGGCCCACTCGGACCTCGCCCACCGGATCGTCCAAGCCCTTAAGGGCAGGATTCTATTCCAACGCGATGTCCACTATGTCGTCAAGGACGGCGAGATCATCATAGTCGACGAGTTCACGGGAAGGCTGATGGTCGGCAGGCGCTACTCGGACGGGCTTCACCAGGCCATAGAGGCCAAGGAGGGGGTCAAGGTCGGGCGCGAGAGCCAGACGCTGGCCACCATAACGCTGCAGAACTACTTCAGGATGTACAGGAAGCTCGCCGGAATGACGGGCACCGCCGCGACCGAGGCCGAGGAGTTCAAGGAGATCTACGGCCTCGAGGTGGTGGTCGTCCCGACCAACGAGGAGATGATCCGCGAGGACAACCCGGACGTGATCTACCGGACCGTGACGGAGAAGTTTTCCGCAGTGGCCGACGAGATAGAGGAGGCGAACGGCGAGGGGATCCCTGTCCTGGTCGGCACGACCTCGATAGAGAGCTCCGAAAGGCTCAGCAAGCTGCTGAAGGCGCGAAAGATCCCGCACCAGGTGTTGAACGCCAAGCACCACGAGCGAGAGGCCCAGATAGTCGCCCAGGCGGGACACTTGGGGGCGGTCACAGTCGCCACCAACATGGCGGGAAGGGGCACTGACATCCTGCTGGGAGGCAACCCGGACTTCCTTGCCAGGGAGGAGTGGAGGCGCAGGAACGGCGACGAGGCGATCGGCGAGGAGGATCACGCCGAGCTGCTGGAGCAATATCGCGAGCAGTGTCGCCTGGAGAGAGAGAGGGTAAAATCCCTGGGGGGTCTCCGCATAATCGGGACGGAGAGGCACGAGTCGCGAAGGATTGACAATCAGCTCCGAGGGCGGTCGGGCCGCCAAGGGGACCCGGGCTCCAGCAGGTTCTACCTGGCGCTGGAGGACGATCTTCTGCGCCTGTTCGGCTCCGAGAGAATCCAGGGGCTGATGGAGAAGCTGGGCATGGAGGAGGGCGAGTCAATCGAGCACAACCTGCTCACCAAGGCCATAGCCAACGCCCAGAAGAAGGTGGAGCAGCTTCACTTCGACATACGCAAACAGCTTCTCGCCTACGACAACGTGATGAACCGCCAGAGGGAGGCGGTCTACGCGGAGAGGCAGCAGATACTTCGCGACGAGGGGATAAGGGAGCACGTGCTGGAGATCGTCGAGGGAGTGATCGACGACGTACTGGAGAAGTACTACCCGGAGGACGGAGAGGCGGACCCGGGCCGAGCGATCGCCCGTGTAAGGCAGGTAACGGGCGGAGGCCCCGAGAAATGGCTCGAGGGAGTGGACGACGTCCGCGACATGCATGAGCGGCGGGACTTGCTGATAGACGATGTCAGGGAGCGCTTTATCAAGCGCATGGACGAGCTGGGATCGGAGGAAAGCGTCTTTCTGCTTCGATTCCTCGTGCTTCACACCCTGGACGGCGGTTGGAAGGATCACCTGCTGGCCATGGACGAGCTTCGCCGGGGGATCGGCCTGAGGGCTATCGGGCAGAAGGACCCCCTCCTGGAGTACCAGTTCGAGTCTTACAGCCTCTTTCAGTCCATGATGGAGAGGGTCCGCGAGTCGATCGCGGAGCAGGTCTTCCGCGTCCGGGCCGTCAGTGACAGGGGAGGCTCCGGTCCTCGCGACCGGGGAAGCGAGGGCAGGGAGTTCATCCTTCCCGTCGGGCCCGCCCGGCAGCCGCCCTCCTCTTTGCATGCGGGAGACGGGGCTCAGCAGCCCGTAAGAAGGGGAAAGAAAACGGGCAGAAACGAACCATGTCCCTGCGGAAGCGGAAAGAAATACAAGCACTGCTGCGGCAGGAACGCATAG